The following coding sequences lie in one Caldisericia bacterium genomic window:
- the glnA gene encoding type I glutamate--ammonia ligase: MDKADVLKLVKEKNVVFIRLQFTDILGIPKNVEIPSSELPSALENGILFDGSSIEGFVRIQESDMLLYPDPNTFAILPWTVGGGTVARLICDVLNPDGTPFEGDPRYVLKKEMEKVKNEFGYVLNAGPEAEFFLFKKDDKGRPTTITHDHGSYFDLLPIDLGEKVREEIVTTLKEMGFEVETAHHEVAEGQHEIDFRYSDALRTADNVITFKLVTKTIALKYGLHATFMPKPVFGINGSGMHTHLSLFKNGENIFYDKNGKYELSKEALYFIGGILKHAKGITFIANPTVNSYKRIVPGYEAPVYISWALRNRSALIRIPAATGIARRIEFRSPDPSCNPYLAFAVILAAGIDGIKNKIDPGEPTNIDIYTISDEERKKLGIESLPGSLMEAMDEFLKDDVLKNALSEHVIEKLIEAKKEEWDSFRIHITDWEIDRYLEIY; encoded by the coding sequence TTACAGACATTTTAGGAATTCCAAAAAATGTTGAAATTCCATCTTCAGAACTTCCTTCAGCACTTGAAAATGGTATTTTGTTTGATGGATCATCAATAGAAGGTTTTGTAAGAATTCAAGAGTCAGATATGCTTCTTTATCCAGACCCAAATACATTTGCAATTCTTCCATGGACTGTTGGCGGAGGAACTGTTGCTCGTCTAATTTGTGATGTATTAAACCCAGATGGAACTCCTTTTGAAGGTGATCCAAGATATGTTCTTAAAAAAGAGATGGAAAAAGTAAAGAATGAGTTTGGATATGTTTTAAATGCAGGACCAGAGGCAGAATTTTTCTTATTTAAAAAAGATGATAAAGGAAGACCAACAACAATAACTCATGACCATGGAAGTTATTTTGATTTACTTCCAATTGATCTTGGAGAAAAGGTAAGAGAAGAGATTGTAACAACATTAAAAGAGATGGGTTTTGAGGTTGAAACAGCACATCATGAAGTTGCAGAAGGACAACATGAAATTGATTTTAGATATTCTGATGCATTAAGAACAGCTGATAATGTAATTACATTTAAACTTGTAACAAAAACAATTGCATTAAAATATGGTCTTCATGCAACATTTATGCCAAAACCAGTTTTTGGAATAAATGGTTCAGGAATGCATACACACCTATCTTTATTTAAAAATGGAGAAAACATTTTCTATGACAAAAATGGAAAATATGAACTATCAAAAGAAGCGCTCTATTTTATTGGTGGAATTTTAAAACATGCTAAAGGAATTACTTTTATTGCTAACCCAACAGTTAATTCTTATAAAAGAATTGTTCCAGGTTATGAAGCACCAGTTTACATTTCTTGGGCATTGAGAAATAGATCTGCTTTAATTAGAATTCCTGCAGCAACAGGAATTGCAAGAAGAATTGAGTTTAGATCACCAGATCCATCTTGTAATCCTTACCTTGCTTTTGCTGTTATTCTTGCTGCTGGAATTGATGGAATAAAGAATAAAATCGATCCAGGAGAGCCAACAAATATTGATATATACACAATTAGTGATGAAGAAAGAAAAAAACTTGGAATAGAAAGTTTACCTGGAAGTTTAATGGAAGCAATGGATGAATTTCTAAAAGATGATGTTTTAAAAAATGCATTATCAGAGCATGTAATTGAAAAGTTAATAGAAGCAAAAAAGGAGGAGTGGGATAGTTTTAGAATTCATATTACAGATTGGGAGATAGATAGGTATTTAGAGATTTATTAA